A region of the Oncorhynchus gorbuscha isolate QuinsamMale2020 ecotype Even-year linkage group LG02, OgorEven_v1.0, whole genome shotgun sequence genome:
TTACCAGCATTAGTTTGGgctaattttgttagcattctggtacTTGAGGCCCAATGCGCTTTTCTTGAGTTTTTAGTTTTTTATGTTGACATTGGCAGACATGTGTGTTTGAATCAGGAAAGTTTCCTTTCACGACCTCCACAAACCAGAATGTTGAATACACTTACATTTTTACCGATTGTTCTGCGGTTGGTCCTTTTGGCAGGAGGCATGAGACAATATATCCACAGAGAAGtatatgtagcctagtggttagaccgttggaccagtaaccaacaTGTTGCTAGATCAAACccatgagctgacaaggtaaaaatatgtcgttctgcccctgaacaaggcagttaacccactgttccgccattctaaataagaatttgttcttaactgacatgcctagttaaataaaaggtaaaattataaaatgtaaaaaaaaaagcgcTGGAAGTGCATTCCGATTATTATCACCTGACGCATGCAAAGAACCATAAACCGTGCACGAGCTCGGCAAGTATGCGGACAAGTCCtgaatgtatttattttcttcgTCCTCACATACTTCAGGTGATAGAAATCTGAAAAAAACAACCAGCGCTTTGAAACGTACTTATACTTTCTTGTGGATATAGTGTCTCACATTTTTACAGCCAAAAGGACCAACCGCACGGACAACCGATAAAGTACATTAAAATATAATTGTATTTAACATGCTGCTTGTAGAGGTCGTGAGTGGACACCTTCCTGATTCACATGTTCATTTCTACCCGAAGTAGAATCCAATGCCACGCAACGTCAGGTTTCCAGTATTGTAATTAACGAAGTTACTATGATACAAAGGATGCAATGACAGTAATTGGGAACTTGACGTGCAGTAGATTCTGTAGTTAAAACAACCTGCGTtcgctaaccagctaattagttAACCTACCGATTTAACATTAGATAATTAAAAACAAGTAACTAGCTAGTTAACAATGCTATTAATGAAAGGGTACTATAACCAGCTTTTGGTGGGGGTTTTTTTTATAGCACAGACGCAGGACAGTAACAACTGTTACAGCTAACTGCTAGTCGGTCAGGCTAAATTAGTTAGCTAACAAACGTGAGCTACCAGCCGTAGCGAGTTAGCTAGATAATATCTAACTTACCTTGACGACATCAACCGTTTCTGTTGGACGTTGAACAAGCTACATGATAAACGCGTCATATTCGGAGTTTGTCTACTGTTTAAATCGACATTTAGTACACTGATGGCGTGTTTTCTATTATATTTGTTAACCGTGGACAACAAGGTCCGACGAATGACACAGGCCGCCATCTTTGTTTAGATCTGCATTGCCCTGGACACCACACGCGCCTACACAGTATTTTTGGTTTGTAGCATTCTTCTTCTTCGATTGTATATTGGCGATCTCTCAATTTAATGTGCATTCCGCCATTTACTGTACAGGATCGAAACAGGATTACCAAAAATATAACAAAACAACTACAAACTAAccacccacacacatgcacacaccgaAAAAAAAAACGAAATCAAACAACTTTTCTGAAAAATACATTCTAAAATAAAACAGGCTCAAGGGGCACCTGAGTCTGTGTCTTCCAGCTCCAGTGCCCCTTGCAAGTCGCAAAAACCTTTCTGCTGCAGCCACAATAATGTCCAGTTTCTTAGATTTCTGCCATACAGTTTATAACTGTGGCAATTAACGCCACAAAATCCACCTTTTGCCTGGCAGCAAACAAATATATTGACATTTATTTAagtaggcatgtcagttaagaacacattcttatttacaatgacggcctactggggaacagtgggttaactgccttgctcaggggcagaatgacagatgtttaccttgtcagctctgggattcaatctagcaacctttcagttactggcccaatgctaaaatcaaatgtatttataaagcccttcttacatcagctgatatctcaaagtgctgtacagaaacccagcctaaaaccccaaagagcaagcaatgcaggtgtagaagcacggtggctaggataaACTCCCTAAAGGCCAGAAccaagtttttatttttttatttcacctttatttaaccaggtaggctagttgagaacaagttctcatttgcaactgcgacctggccaagataaagcatagcagtgtgaatagacaacacagagttacacatggagtaaacaattaacaagtcaataacacagtagaaaaaaatgggcagtctatatacaatgtgtgcaaaaggcatgaggaggtaggcgaataatacaattttgcagattaacactggagtgataaatgatcagatggtcatgtacaggtagagatgttggtgtgcaaaagagcataaaagtaaataaataaaaaaccgtataaaaacagtatgggaatgaggtaggtgaaaatgggtgggctatttaccaatagactatgtacagctgcagcgatcggttagctgctcggatagctgatgtttgaagttggtgagggagataaaagtctccaacttcagcgatttttgcagttcgttccagtcacaggcagcagagtactggaacgaaaggcggccaaatgaggtgttggctttagggatgatcagtgagatacacctgctggagcgcgtgctacagatgggtgttgccatcgtgaccagtgaactgagataaggcggagctttacctagcatggacttgtagatgacctggagccagtgggtctggcgacgaatatgtagtgagggccagccgactagagcgtacaagtcgcagtggtgggtggtataaggtgctttagtgacaaaactgatggcactgtgatagactgcatccactttgctgagtagagtgttggaagccattttgtagatgacattgccgaagtcgaggatcggtaggatagtcagttttactagggtaagcttggcggcgtgagtgaaggaggctttgttgcggaatagaaagccgactcttgatttgattttcgattggagatgtttgatgtgagtctggaaggagagtttgcagtctagccagacacctaggtacttatagatgtccacatattcaaggttggaaccatccagggtggtgatgctagtcgggcatgcgggtgcaggcagcgatcggttgaaaagcatgcatttggttttactcgcgtttaagagcagttggaggccacggaaggagtgctgtatggcattgaagctcgtttggaggttagatagcacagtgtccaatgacgggccgaaagtatatagaatggtgtcgtctgcgtagaggtggatcagggaaacgcccgcagcaagagcaacatcattgatatatacagagaaaagagtcggccgagaattgaaccctgtggcacccccatagagactgccagaggaccggacagcatgccctccgatttgacacactgaactctgtctgcaaagtaattggtgaaccaggcaaggcagtcatccgaaaaaccgaggctaatgagtctgccgataagaatatggtgattgacagagtcgaaagctttggcgaggtcgatgaagacggctgcacagtactgtcttttatcgatggcggttatgatattgtttagtaccttgagtgtggctgaggtgcacccgtgaccggctcggaaaccagattgcacagcggagaaggtacggtgggattcgagatggtcagtgacctgtttgttgacttggctttcgaagaccttagataggcagggcaggatggatataggtctataacagtttgggtccagggtgtctccccctttgaagagggggatgactgcggcagctttccaatccttggggatctcagacgatatgaaagagaggttgaacaggctggtaataggggttgcgacaatggcggcagatagtttcagaaatagagggtccagattgtcaagcccagctgatttgtacaggtccaggttttgcagctctttcagaacatctgctatctggatttgggtaaaggagaacctggagaggcttgggcgaggagctgcgggggggcggagctgttggccgaggttggagtagccaggtggaaggcatggccagccgttgagaagtgcttattgaagttttcgataatcatggatttatcggtggagaccgtgttacctagcctcagtgcagtgggcagctgggaggaggtgctcttgttctccatggacttcacagtgtcccagaactttttggagttggagctacaggatgcaaacttctgcctgaagaagctggccttagctttcctgactgactgcgtgtattggttcctgacttccctgaacagttgcatatcacgggagctattcgatgctattgcagtccgccacaggatgtttttgtgctggtcgagggcggtcaggtctggagtgaaccaagggctgtatctgttcttggttctgcattttttgaacggagcatgcttatctaatatggtgaggaagttacttttaaagaatgaccaggcatcctcaactgacgggatgaggtcaatgtccttccaggatacccgggccaggtcgattagaaaggcctgctcacagaagtgttttagggagcgtttgacagtgatgaggggtggtcgtttgactgcggctccgcggcggatacaggcaatgaggcagtgatcgctgagatcctggttgaagacagcggaggtatatttggagggccagttggtcaggatgacgtctatgagagtgcccttgtttacagagttagggttgtacctggttggttccttgatgatttgagtgagattgagggcatctagcttagattgtaggactgccggggtgttaagcatatcccagtttaggtcacctaacagaacaaactctgaagctagatggggagcgatcaattcacaaatggtgtccagggcacagctgggagctgagggtggtctgtagcaggcggcaacagtgagagacttatttctggagagagtaattttcagaattagtagttcaaactgtttgggtatggacctggaaagtatgacattactttgcaggctatctctgcagtagactgcgactccgccccctttggcagttctatcttgatggaagatgttatagttgggtatggaaatctctgaatttttggtggccttcctgagccaggattcagacacggcaaggacatcagggttagcagagtgtgctaaagcagtgagtaaaacaaacttagggaggaggcttctgatgttgacatgcataaaaccaaggctttttcgatcacagaagtcaacaaatgagagtacctggggacatgcagggcctgggtttacctccacatcacccgcggaacagagaaggagtagtatgagggtgcggctaaaggctatcaaaactggtcgcctagagcgttgggggcagaggataagaggagcaggtttctgggcatggtagaatatattcagggcataatgcgcagacaggggtatggtggggtgcgggtacagcggaggtaagcccaggcactgggtgatgatgagagaggtctgtGGTACATCCACTACCTATCTTCACTAGCATCACTTGTTTTCTCAATTATTTTAATAGCCTCAGCATAGGAGATTTGATTGACCACTTTTGCCACCTCAATCTCCTTCACccttacagggcactccaggaactCTGGATCATAATCCCCACCACAATTACAACACCGTTTTCCTTCAACACACCGTTCTTCAATATACTCTTTCCGTCTGCACACACTTGAAACATGGCCAAATCCTTTACATTTCTTACACAATGCAATGGTTTGGGAACAAAAACTATTACAGCGTATCTTACATAACCAAGCTTCACATGTGTAGGTATTTGCTCTTTAACAAAAAAACAACTGGACTGACCGACTTTCTTATTTTTCTCCATTCACGAGGTGGGTCAGACGCCGGGCACCAACCACACCAGGAATTCTCTTCAGGAATTCAACCTGAACATCCGTCCTCACCCGTGAGATGATTCCTTTGACTGTTGCTCTACTCTGAAGTTCAAAACTTATGTTTTCTGTATTCTTTGAAGCTCACCGCAATCTTCTAATGTTCTTCAGATATACAATTAATCAAAATAAGACCACTCCTGGTCAGTCTGACAGTCCACTTTCCCAGCGCATACTTCACCATTTTCGACATCTCAAAGGTGTCTCTCACATATAAATCCTTACTCAACAAACGCATCCCAACAAAAAGGGATTTATTATAATTCATGCACATATCATACACTCCACTCACTAGTTAACTAGTTGGTTAAGAGTTGATAAgatggcagccatcccctccggcgccatcatatcaactgtgagaccttatatagacaggtgtgtgcctttccatatcatgtccaatcaattgaatctaccacaggtggactccaatcaagttgtagaaacatctcaaggatgatcaatggaaatgtgctcaatttcgagtcttactgtatagcaaaggatctgaatacttatgtaaatgtgatatttcatttgtttttttacttgcctagttaaataacataGGAATGATCAATGTAATTCCCACCACCATCTACACACGACACACAATAGTACTAGTCACCAACTCACTCTAGTACCTATTTGGCATCTCTTGCCTCTGTTCacattttggtgtgtgtgtgtatcaatgACTATTTGAGAGGATTTCAACGAGATTCATAGCTACCTAATTCAGAAAGTGATAACAAATAGTGTACATCACTATTATTTTAATACAGTTGAAATAAAAGCTAAtccaatacatttgattgacattGAATACATTTTGTAGATACAGCTATTTATTTGTAACACTGACAATCTGGACTTTTTATTACATAAATCCAGACGTCCTTTAAACATCAACATACCTGAAAATATCATGATCTCACTGCAAGGCAGTCCTTCAAAAATGCCTTGAGTCCAATGGCATTAGCAGAAGGCCAAACTGATTCAAGACCAGTGCTTACAACTAACAAGTTGTTCCTGACACCTTTCTTTGCATTTACACTTCTTTCATTTTCACTTTCTTTACAACTTGAATTTTAAATTGTTTTTCAGGTGTTTTGCTAGCTTCATGCATGACAAACACTATTTTAGAAATCTTGTTTCATTTAGTTTATGATCTACATTGAATTCTAATTACACCACTAAAACATAACCAGCAGGTGGCTCTCtgagttaaaaaatatatttgtaaaACTACAATCTTTTCTCCAATTCACTACCTCTATTTTCTAAACGAGGCAAAATAAGAGCCCCAAACCATATGCACAGCACATTATTACATGACAAGACAAATTCAAATATAATTGTACAAGCACAATCGTTATATACAGTTATCGAGAGTTGAACAAATAGGGAGTAGTGCTTTGGCTCGCTGACAAAGTGTCAGTGTGCCTGGTGATAGGGGTGATCGCCTCTGCACAGGGGTGTCACTCAAACTTCTTGAGGTGGTTGTAGAGGGACTGGACGTAGGTGAAGATACACATGGGGTCTGGTTTGTTACCCATCACCATCATATCCTCTACCTCTATGAGACGCACACAGTCAGCCTGCTCCCtaaaagagacagaaggagaaagataaaaaaacatttttttaacccACAATATTTAAAGATAAGGTTTCTAATACATATATATTATAAAACCGTATACCACAGACTTGTCCCAGGATCTCCTCCTTGAGGTAttaccccccaacacacacatacacacttactCTGCTGTGGTGAAGGCCACTTCAAAGTTGTGTTTGCGATTGGCAGGATTCAGTGTGTTGTAGTCAAACTCCAGGGGGAAGAAGGAGTGGACCAGGGCAGCAAATGCCATTCCATCACACCAGCTGGATGAGAAGTTCTGGATGTCTATGTTCTGATGGAGGAGAAAATGGTAGGAGCCAAATGCAGTGTTAATTCCATAGAAGACCAGTTAAAAATGTAAGTATTCCTATATATTGACTAACTTTAAGGGCCACATTTGCTGGTAAATCTTCCATTAACATAACACACTCCAATTATGAACAAAAGTTAATGGTATGTTAATATGGAGCCTCTTAAGCTGTTTAAATCCCTGGGAAGAACTGAGATGGACAAATTGCTGGAAACCAGAAACAAATCTCACGTGTGCTAGCTAACATTTATCACATTGTGAACAGTCTGTCACAAAGGACTAGGGCTTGACTCACCTGGTAGCTAAAAGTTTTGGATCGGCACCACTCCAGGAGCATTGCCTTGATGCTGCTAGCGCTGTTAAAACTCTGGGAGCGCTGCAGTTTGGGCTTGGAGCCTGCAGCCTTGGACCTGCAGAGTGGAACATAGAGGTGGTCAATTGTGGCTGTGTAGTTCACTTGGTAAGAACATGATTCTAGAAACACCTGGGTAATGAGTTCAATTTCCAAAGGGATTCTTTCCACACACATTacaaatgtatgcacacactATGCTTTAAGTCACTTTGGACAACAGTGTTTGTGTCTGACTTCTCACACAATGATAGTAATAATATACATGTAATAAAGGGTTGGGGGACATGTACAAATGTGATACAAGGGCCTGTTGGCTTTTATTGACACTCAAAACAAAGTACTGGGTTGATAGGAGTAGGGTTATGGTCTCAAAACCTAGGGTTCAGCATTTACTCAATAGGGAGTAATAGCGAGCTTAGTCGGGCAAGAGAGACAATGGGTGAAGTCAGGGTGACTGGCTGCCTTTTGTACCTGTCACACTCAGAGGCCAAACCCTCAAACAGAGACCGTTTGCTCTGCATCCCGAGGTTGCGAGGCAGCGTTTGTGACCTCTGCAGTTTCCGCTCCCCACCACCCCCAAACTTGTCCAGCCCACCAAGCCTGTCCGGACCACCTAACTTGTTTGGACCACCAAATTTATTTGGACTGCCAAACTTGTCCAGGCTCCTAAAGATTATGTAAAAATGTACATCATTGAGCTTCTGAATAAATACTAAAATGCCAGGTTTACATGGTTGTGATTTACATGTATTTGAATAGTGTCTCATTTGATATGTTTTATAATTCGTCAAGGACTGACCTGTCTGTGCCAGGGGGTGGCACTTTTCTGGGGGGTAGGAGTTTTTCTgcacatcacacagagagagagaaagagacagacagcgaggaggagagcgagacagaaagagagaaccaTGTTAACCTGACAATGAACAAAAGACTAAGAGAGGCAAAGGCAGACAACAAAATACACAATGAACAAATATTCACAAAACACTTTACACAAAAACAAGCTTCTTAACAAAAAATAGGAAGTTCATAAGATAATTTGTAAGTGCAAACTAACATTACTTAAGAATTCATTATTTTTCTCACAAACCTCTCAAATATCTTCTAATGAACTTCTTAACTATCTTCTTTAGATGATTGTTGCTAGACAACCGGTCTAGCTAGCAATCTAAAAATGCTAGCATATTTATTACTGAGATGTTCTTGGGTTTAAAATAATCAATACTGAAAATTTCAAGTAAAGCACCTTATTAAGGAATAGCAACTTTTCATGAGTTCATAGTTAAGGAAAAAATGACAATTTAGAAGAACATTATTCTTAAGAATATTTTGCAAATTCGGGCCCAGTTCCTAGTTTTACCTGTGGTTGCTGGGAAGCTCATGCTACGCGTTAGACTCGGGCTCACTGCCTTAACTGCAGGTGCTActgtaaaagaaagaaagaaggggaaAAAACTGAAATAGAACTGGAGGTCAGACAAAGAAATGTGAAAGAACAAAGTCGGAAATGGAAAAGAGGAAAGAGATAGTAGGGAGAGAGTCCTTGTGTCCCTTACCACGTTCACCACGTTTGAAAGGAAATTCTCCCGATGCTTTGGGTGTGGTATCCTCAAATACTGGTTGACTAGGTGTTTTGGGTGCAGGGGACGGAGATGGAGGGGCTGCAGGAGCCTGAGTTGGTGTTGCAGAAGATTGAGTTGGGGTGGCAGGGGGCTGAGTTGTGGCAGAAGGAGACCAAATTGGGGTCGCATGGGACTGAGTTGGGGCAGCAGGAGCCCATGATGGGGGGGCAGTGGACTGATTTGGGGCAGGTGCAGTTGATAACTCTGGACTAGTTCTGCTCAAGGCACTGACAGGGGTATGAGGTGGGGCCAGAGATACAGAAATGTTCTCCTTCTGCACTGCATGACTGCTGACTGGTGACCTCACTTGCATTTGTTGTCCAGAAAAACTCTCTGATTGGGTGAGAATAGACAGAAGAGGAGAAAATGTTTGCTGGTAAAGTTTAGCTTGTATGCAAGGTGTGATTTGAACTAGAGGGTGACATCCGGTCAGATGGATTGTATCAACCAGACCTGAGTTCAAACAGTATTCGTTTTCTATCAAATACTTTAGCTGCACTTGATTGAGCTTGACTGCTGCAATGAAACCAATGGAAACATTGTACATTTGACATTCCAGGCCGGCTTAATCAACAAGTAtttgtatttgaaagaaaacaagtaCTATTTGAACCTGGCCAGGTGTCAATGAGAGTAGATGACAGACGCAGATTCCCAATCTGGCAGAAATGACTACATGTTACAATCTAGGCCCACTGAAAGCAAAAAATATGATGTACCTGATCCTTGTGATAGGTCTGGAAGGGTAAATGTATGCATTGATACAGGGGTCTCTCTCTTCAATGCTGGTGCTGAAACAACCAAGACAAGTCAAAAACATCAGCCATGGATATGTTCCTTCATTTACCTTTATTAATAATAATCTTAGGGGGACAGTTCACCCCAAAATTACTATACTTTTGCACAAAATCCAAGGGTAAGGGTAGAGAGTCCAATCCATGTTCAACTCACCAGGACTAAACAGAGCATCAAGTGCTGTTTTGGGAGTGGTGACGTCAGCAATTGGGTAGGTAGGAGACTTTGGTGTTGAAGCAGGAGATTTCCTGGCCAAAGCAGGAGATTGGGCTGGCGGTTTGGGGCCAACCGGGGAGTCGGTTTTGGTTATGGCAGTGCAGGGAAGATGTGGCTCGCCGAATGATGAGTCGTCTGATTTGTTAGGAGTGTACATACAATATGAGGATTACAAAAATATCAATAGCCTGCTTACAAGGTAAGTAAACAAATATGTAACATATAGCTAgctatattatattacagttaTTTTACTCACCAGATTTAAACAAAAAATCTGGTCTGGCTTTGGGTGAGGTGACACCTGCTAATAAATGACCAGGAGACTTGAGCTCCACTGAGGCTCGTCTGGGGCCAGTTGGTGACTCGGGACAAGTCCTGGTCATGGCACTGACGGGGAGATGAGGCTTGTGCTCCTCTGCCTCCTGACCACTGACTGAATGGGAGGTAGCAGACATGCATGagaaaagaggtgtgtgtgtgtgtgtgtcaattcaGTTTCAATTCAATTCCCTAATATAAATTGTTTTCTAAAATCTTGAATAGTAACTTAGAATTTTGAACTGAATTGACCCCAACACTGATGTGTGTTTAAACCTTGCTCTTTGTGATGTCCATTCTCCAACACAGCAGCAACAT
Encoded here:
- the LOC124012772 gene encoding smoothelin-like protein 2 isoform X4, translated to MHRSISSKLRVSVASGDMDAAPTTVSAAGDATCDETVCEALGRFEVTLAAAVREVHVDVSAFKRGVERRVDEACQAQGPLAEAVQRLTQENLQLRSQLEALARLVEGLTGKGVDRSALEDRDSRGQIPMTLSQGMVNRSHGSPSTMVPNGPSESGSSGLGSGSSGSGASSSTSAHLSSREPMEDNMVNGHKGVDKTEDRNVAAVLENGHHKEQVSGQEAEEHKPHLPVSAMTRTCPESPTGPRRASVELKSPGHLLAGVTSPKARPDFLFKSDDSSFGEPHLPCTAITKTDSPVGPKPPAQSPALARKSPASTPKSPTYPIADVTTPKTALDALFSPAPALKRETPVSMHTFTLPDLSQGSESFSGQQMQVRSPVSSHAVQKENISVSLAPPHTPVSALSRTSPELSTAPAPNQSTAPPSWAPAAPTQSHATPIWSPSATTQPPATPTQSSATPTQAPAAPPSPSPAPKTPSQPVFEDTTPKASGEFPFKRGERAPAVKAVSPSLTRSMSFPATTEKLLPPRKVPPPGTDRSKAAGSKPKLQRSQSFNSASSIKAMLLEWCRSKTFSYQNIDIQNFSSSWCDGMAFAALVHSFFPLEFDYNTLNPANRKHNFEVAFTTAEEQADCVRLIEVEDMMVMGNKPDPMCIFTYVQSLYNHLKKFE
- the LOC124012772 gene encoding smoothelin-like protein 2 isoform X2, which gives rise to MHRSISSKLRVSVASGDMDAAPTTVSAAGDATCDETVCEALGRFEVTLAAAVREVHVDVSAFKRGVERRVDEACQAQGPLAEAVQRLTQENLQLRSQLEALARLVEGLTGKGVDRSALEDRDSRGQIPMTLSQGMVNRSHGSPSTMVPNGPSESGSSGLGSGSSGSGASSSTSAHLSSREPMEDNMVNGHKGVDKTEDRNVAAVLENGHHKEQVSGQEAEEHKPHLPVSAMTRTCPESPTGPRRASVELKSPGHLLAGVTSPKARPDFLFKSDDSSFGEPHLPCTAITKTDSPVGPKPPAQSPALARKSPASTPKSPTYPIADVTTPKTALDALFSPAPALKRETPVSMHTFTLPDLSQGSESFSGQQMQVRSPVSSHAVQKENISVSLAPPHTPVSALSRTSPELSTAPAPNQSTAPPSWAPAAPTQSHATPIWSPSATTQPPATPTQSSATPTQAPAAPPSPSPAPKTPSQPVFEDTTPKASGEFPFKRGERAPAVKAVSPSLTRSMSFPATTEKLLPPRKVPPPGTDRSLDKFGSPNKFGGPNKLGGPDRLGGLDKFGGGGERKLQRSQTLPRNLGMQSKRSLFEGLASECDRSKAAGSKPKLQRSQSFNSASSIKAMLLEWCRSKTFSYQNIDIQNFSSSWCDGMAFAALVHSFFPLEFDYNTLNPANRKHNFEVAFTTAEEQADCVRLIEVEDMMVMGNKPDPMCIFTYVQSLYNHLKKFE
- the LOC124012772 gene encoding smoothelin-like protein 2 isoform X3; protein product: MHRSISSKLRVSVASGDMDAAPTTVSAAGDATCDETVCEALGRFEVTLAAAVREVHVDVSAFKRGVERRVDEACQAQGPLAEAVQRLTQENLQLRSQLEALARLVEGLTGKGVDRSALEDRDSRGQIPMTLSQGMVNRSHGSPSTMVPNGPSESGSSGLGSGSSGSGASSSTSAHLSSREPMEDNMVNGHKGVDKTEDRNVAAVLENGHHKEQVSGQEAEEHKPHLPVSAMTRTCPESPTGPRRASVELKSPGHLLAGVTSPKARPDFLFKSDDSSFGEPHLPCTAITKTDSPVGPKPPAQSPALARKSPASTPKSPTYPIADVTTPKTALDALFSPAPALKRETPVSMHTFTLPDLSQGSESFSGQQMQVRSPVSSHAVQKENISVSLAPPHTPVSALSRTSPELSTAPAPNQSTAPPSWAPAAPTQSHATPIWSPSATTQPPATPTQSSATPTQAPAAPPSPSPAPKTPSQPVFEDTTPKASGEFPFKRGERVAPAVKAVSPSLTRSMSFPATTEKLLPPRKVPPPGTDRSKAAGSKPKLQRSQSFNSASSIKAMLLEWCRSKTFSYQNIDIQNFSSSWCDGMAFAALVHSFFPLEFDYNTLNPANRKHNFEVAFTTAEEQADCVRLIEVEDMMVMGNKPDPMCIFTYVQSLYNHLKKFE
- the LOC124012772 gene encoding smoothelin-like protein 2 isoform X1 is translated as MHRSISSKLRVSVASGDMDAAPTTVSAAGDATCDETVCEALGRFEVTLAAAVREVHVDVSAFKRGVERRVDEACQAQGPLAEAVQRLTQENLQLRSQLEALARLVEGLTGKGVDRSALEDRDSRGQIPMTLSQGMVNRSHGSPSTMVPNGPSESGSSGLGSGSSGSGASSSTSAHLSSREPMEDNMVNGHKGVDKTEDRNVAAVLENGHHKEQVSGQEAEEHKPHLPVSAMTRTCPESPTGPRRASVELKSPGHLLAGVTSPKARPDFLFKSDDSSFGEPHLPCTAITKTDSPVGPKPPAQSPALARKSPASTPKSPTYPIADVTTPKTALDALFSPAPALKRETPVSMHTFTLPDLSQGSESFSGQQMQVRSPVSSHAVQKENISVSLAPPHTPVSALSRTSPELSTAPAPNQSTAPPSWAPAAPTQSHATPIWSPSATTQPPATPTQSSATPTQAPAAPPSPSPAPKTPSQPVFEDTTPKASGEFPFKRGERVAPAVKAVSPSLTRSMSFPATTEKLLPPRKVPPPGTDRSLDKFGSPNKFGGPNKLGGPDRLGGLDKFGGGGERKLQRSQTLPRNLGMQSKRSLFEGLASECDRSKAAGSKPKLQRSQSFNSASSIKAMLLEWCRSKTFSYQNIDIQNFSSSWCDGMAFAALVHSFFPLEFDYNTLNPANRKHNFEVAFTTAEEQADCVRLIEVEDMMVMGNKPDPMCIFTYVQSLYNHLKKFE